One stretch of Alcaligenes faecalis DNA includes these proteins:
- the ilvC gene encoding ketol-acid reductoisomerase — protein MKVFYDKDCDLSLIKGKTVAIIGYGSQGHAHALNLHESGVNVVVGLRKGGASWSKAENAGLKVQEVAEAVKSADVVMILLPDENIAEVYRNQVAENIKPGAALAFAHGFNVHYGQVVPRDDIDVIMIAPKAPGHTVRGTYSQGGGVPHLIAVYQDKTGAARDVALSYASANGGGRAGIIETNFREETETDLFGEQAVLCGGAVELIKAGFDTLVEAGYAPEMAYFECLHELKLIVDLIYEGGIANMNYSISNNAEYGEYETGPKIVTDETRKAMRQCLEDIQTGVYAKNFILENAAGAPTLISRRRINAESQIEQVGGKLRSMMPWIAANKLVDKSKN, from the coding sequence ATGAAAGTTTTCTACGACAAGGATTGTGATCTTTCCCTGATCAAAGGCAAGACCGTTGCCATCATCGGTTACGGCTCGCAAGGCCACGCCCACGCCCTGAACCTGCACGAGTCCGGCGTGAACGTGGTTGTCGGTCTGCGTAAAGGCGGCGCTTCCTGGAGCAAAGCCGAGAACGCTGGCCTGAAAGTTCAGGAAGTGGCTGAAGCCGTCAAGAGCGCTGATGTCGTCATGATCTTGTTGCCTGACGAAAACATTGCCGAGGTTTACCGCAACCAGGTTGCCGAGAACATCAAGCCCGGCGCCGCTCTGGCATTTGCTCACGGCTTTAACGTTCACTACGGCCAAGTTGTGCCACGTGACGATATCGACGTCATCATGATTGCTCCCAAGGCTCCTGGTCACACTGTGCGTGGCACCTACAGCCAAGGCGGCGGCGTTCCTCACCTGATCGCTGTTTACCAGGACAAGACTGGCGCTGCTCGCGACGTGGCCCTGTCTTACGCATCCGCTAACGGCGGTGGCCGTGCCGGTATCATCGAAACCAACTTCCGCGAAGAAACCGAAACCGACTTGTTCGGCGAACAGGCTGTTCTGTGCGGTGGTGCCGTTGAGCTGATCAAGGCTGGTTTCGACACGCTGGTTGAAGCTGGTTACGCTCCTGAAATGGCTTACTTCGAGTGCTTGCACGAACTGAAGCTGATCGTGGACCTGATCTACGAAGGCGGTATCGCCAACATGAACTACTCGATCTCCAACAACGCCGAATACGGCGAGTACGAGACCGGTCCGAAGATTGTTACCGACGAAACCCGCAAAGCCATGCGTCAGTGCCTGGAAGACATCCAGACTGGTGTGTACGCCAAGAACTTCATCCTGGAAAACGCCGCTGGCGCTCCTACTCTGATCTCGCGTCGTCGTATCAACGCCGAATCGCAGATCGAGCAGGTGGGTGGCAAACTGCGCTCCATGATGCCTTGGATTGCCGCTAACAAGCTGGTTGATAAGTCCAAGAACTAA
- the ilvN gene encoding acetolactate synthase small subunit, whose product MKHVISILLENEPGALSRVVGLFSARGYNIETLTVAPTEDDTLSRMTIVTRGADDVIEQITKHLNRLVDVVKVVDLSEGPHIERELMLIKVRAVGKEREEMKRMADIFRGRIIDVTDKTYTIELTGVQDKIAAFINALDRTAILETVRTGVSGVSRGERVLKL is encoded by the coding sequence ATGAAACACGTCATTTCTATCCTTCTGGAAAACGAGCCCGGCGCACTGTCCCGTGTAGTCGGCCTGTTTTCGGCCCGTGGCTATAACATCGAGACCTTGACGGTTGCCCCAACCGAGGACGATACCCTGTCTCGCATGACTATCGTTACCCGAGGGGCGGACGACGTCATCGAGCAGATCACCAAGCACTTGAATCGTCTGGTTGACGTGGTCAAGGTGGTGGATCTGTCCGAAGGCCCACACATCGAGCGTGAACTCATGCTGATCAAAGTGCGGGCAGTGGGCAAGGAACGTGAAGAGATGAAGCGCATGGCGGATATTTTCCGTGGTCGCATCATTGATGTTACGGACAAGACATACACCATCGAACTGACCGGTGTTCAAGACAAAATTGCTGCTTTCATCAATGCGCTGGATCGTACGGCCATTCTTGAAACAGTGCGCACCGGGGTCTCTGGTGTCAGCCGTGGCGAACGTGTCTTAAAGCTGTAA
- the ilvB gene encoding biosynthetic-type acetolactate synthase large subunit yields the protein MSELNGADIVVRTLADEGVEHVFGYPGGAVLYIYDAIFKQDRFQHILVRHEQAAVHAADAYSRSSQKVGVALVTSGPGVTNAVTGIATAYLDSIPMVIISGQVSTQAIGEDAFQECDAIGITRPCVKHNFLVRDVRDLADTIRKAFFIATTGRPGPVLIDIPKDITTATCKYTPKRGEVKMRSYAPVTKGHQGQIKKAVQILNSAERPLIYVGGGVVLGNAESELSELVKLSGAPCTTTLMGLGAYPGTADQYIGMPGMHGTYEANMTMQNCDVLIAVGARFDDRVIGNTRHFSQNPRKIIHIDIDPSVISKRVKVDVPIVGCVKDVLTEFNELYAQSRQESQNQPSLNDWWKQINVWRGKNSLAYAKSDELIKPQFVVESLWEVTGGNAFVTSDVGQHQMWAAQYYKFNKPRRWINSGGLGTMGVGLPYAMGVQMANPGQDVAVITGEGSIQMNIQELSTCKQYRLSPKVLCLNNRYLGMVRQWQQIDYGSRYSESYVDALPDFVKLVESYGHVGLEIDKPADVVPAIREAFTTHKDRLVFLNFITDQTENVFPMVKAGRGLTEMLLGPDDL from the coding sequence ATGTCTGAATTAAATGGCGCAGATATTGTTGTGCGCACGCTCGCGGACGAAGGCGTGGAACACGTTTTCGGTTATCCGGGTGGTGCCGTTCTCTATATCTACGACGCAATCTTCAAGCAGGACCGCTTCCAGCACATTCTTGTGCGTCATGAACAGGCTGCTGTTCATGCTGCGGATGCCTATTCCCGTTCGTCCCAAAAAGTTGGCGTGGCACTGGTAACCAGTGGCCCGGGCGTCACCAATGCCGTCACCGGTATTGCGACCGCTTACCTGGACTCCATTCCGATGGTCATCATCAGTGGTCAGGTCAGCACCCAGGCAATTGGTGAAGATGCTTTCCAGGAATGTGATGCCATTGGTATCACCCGTCCTTGCGTCAAGCACAACTTTCTGGTGCGCGATGTTCGTGATTTGGCCGATACCATTCGCAAGGCATTTTTCATTGCCACTACAGGCCGTCCCGGTCCTGTGCTGATTGATATCCCCAAAGATATTACGACTGCAACGTGCAAATACACGCCCAAGCGTGGCGAGGTCAAGATGCGTTCCTACGCACCTGTGACCAAAGGCCATCAGGGGCAGATCAAGAAAGCCGTCCAGATTCTCAATAGCGCCGAGCGCCCACTGATTTATGTTGGTGGTGGCGTGGTGCTGGGTAATGCTGAAAGCGAGCTGAGCGAACTGGTCAAGTTAAGTGGTGCCCCTTGCACAACAACCTTGATGGGCTTGGGTGCCTATCCGGGTACGGCAGACCAGTACATTGGTATGCCCGGCATGCACGGTACCTACGAAGCAAATATGACCATGCAAAACTGCGATGTACTGATCGCAGTTGGCGCACGCTTCGACGATCGTGTGATCGGTAATACTCGTCACTTCAGCCAGAACCCACGCAAGATCATTCATATTGATATTGATCCTTCCGTGATCTCCAAGCGCGTGAAAGTTGATGTGCCTATCGTGGGCTGTGTCAAAGACGTGCTGACCGAGTTCAACGAGCTGTATGCGCAAAGCCGTCAGGAATCGCAGAACCAGCCTTCCTTGAACGACTGGTGGAAACAGATCAACGTCTGGCGTGGCAAGAACTCCTTGGCCTACGCCAAGTCGGACGAACTGATCAAGCCGCAATTCGTGGTGGAATCCCTGTGGGAAGTGACGGGCGGCAACGCTTTCGTGACGTCCGACGTGGGCCAGCACCAGATGTGGGCGGCTCAGTACTACAAATTCAATAAGCCTCGTCGCTGGATCAACTCCGGTGGCCTGGGCACGATGGGCGTGGGCTTGCCGTACGCAATGGGTGTGCAAATGGCCAACCCCGGCCAGGATGTTGCCGTCATCACCGGTGAAGGCTCCATCCAGATGAACATCCAGGAACTGTCTACGTGTAAACAGTACCGCTTGAGCCCCAAGGTTCTTTGCCTGAACAATCGTTATTTGGGCATGGTGCGCCAGTGGCAGCAAATCGACTACGGCTCGCGTTATTCCGAGTCCTACGTGGATGCACTGCCTGACTTTGTCAAACTGGTGGAAAGCTATGGTCACGTGGGTCTGGAGATCGACAAGCCAGCCGATGTGGTCCCCGCTATTCGCGAAGCCTTCACCACGCACAAAGACCGCCTGGTATTTCTGAACTTCATCACGGATCAAACCGAAAACGTGTTCCCGATGGTGAAAGCAGGCCGCGGCCTGACAGAAATGCTCTTGGGCCCGGACGATCTGTAA
- a CDS encoding FUSC family protein has protein sequence MASPIPQLKQFLYSHYFFGGLRQSIGVLLPVIILGRFFGHYDIGVIASMGATCVAIIDQPGGPRRYRNNEMLGGIALGTVTVGLTGLASSSPLLLVLCVPFLCFLYSMFSVFGRRGGLIGFAALLLMTLTMRFPMQPHEVLAHTLYSFAGGLSYYLFSTLFRRLFWYREERQTLAVALFATAEYMEARSQFYDPTSDLDACYRRLINLQSNMTEKHQAARDVVLRELPRGYGRGDHHRKALLTIFLNMVSILDSLVATYTDYTVLRRQLADSDFMIFARDGLHKLSLDIGRIAMNVSRSTRTQRRASVKAEIRAMEYELEQYKRQGMSQTDPETYALLVQVLRRLRNLNRIVDSMASLSHRASQNLPVDQYLNKSLSRMLSREELRLGMLSSNMKLKSSHFRYAARVSIASMVALGVGALSAHFQSELGLVSALTAHSYWIILTILVIMKPGFAITRQRNGWRLFGTVLGCGAAFLLLKLTDNRELYLIAMLLAYLLGNSLVQLNFLLSALFNTIFVILSFQFLSTGGSFIIGERLVDTLIGCGIAMAASYLLPNWESSAMTGLARAALAANKEFWRAGMEFARLSRLHNQILKSGQEGEPTMTEAQKSQVDLDLMEADTAWQVANKNVHIAFSNFASAFYRMMDEPVSRQANVSLLNNLLIQNHVLASQISAAAPLLANLSQIPPGIQNSLDAIGALINDQDADPPASIETEGELAMLAYPIRQMSKAAQLIRQDMRGLEYSAGPQLPPERKQELKQQGA, from the coding sequence ATGGCATCGCCCATCCCACAATTAAAACAATTCCTGTATAGCCACTATTTTTTCGGCGGACTGCGCCAGTCCATCGGTGTGCTGTTGCCGGTCATTATTTTGGGCCGCTTCTTTGGTCACTATGACATTGGTGTCATTGCGTCCATGGGCGCCACCTGCGTTGCCATCATTGACCAGCCCGGCGGCCCGCGCCGCTACCGCAACAATGAAATGCTGGGTGGTATTGCCCTGGGCACTGTCACTGTCGGCCTGACAGGTCTGGCTTCCAGCTCTCCCCTGCTGCTGGTACTGTGCGTCCCGTTTCTGTGCTTTCTGTACAGCATGTTCTCCGTCTTTGGCCGTCGTGGCGGGCTGATCGGCTTTGCCGCTCTGCTTCTGATGACCTTGACGATGCGATTTCCCATGCAGCCTCACGAGGTCCTGGCGCATACGCTGTATTCCTTTGCGGGTGGCCTGTCCTACTATCTGTTCAGCACCCTGTTCCGACGCTTGTTCTGGTATCGGGAGGAGCGCCAGACACTGGCGGTGGCCCTGTTTGCCACGGCGGAATACATGGAAGCGCGTTCGCAGTTTTATGACCCCACCTCGGACCTGGATGCCTGCTATCGACGGCTGATCAATCTTCAATCCAATATGACCGAAAAGCACCAGGCTGCCCGCGACGTGGTGCTGCGTGAGCTGCCGCGCGGTTATGGACGAGGCGATCATCACCGCAAGGCGCTGCTGACGATCTTCCTGAATATGGTCAGCATTCTGGACTCGCTGGTTGCGACCTATACGGACTACACCGTCCTGCGCCGTCAATTGGCCGATAGCGACTTCATGATTTTTGCGCGTGATGGCCTGCACAAGCTGTCGCTGGATATTGGCCGTATTGCGATGAACGTGTCGCGCAGTACACGTACCCAACGACGAGCCAGTGTCAAAGCCGAAATCCGGGCCATGGAGTACGAGCTGGAGCAATACAAGCGTCAGGGCATGTCGCAAACCGACCCGGAAACCTATGCCTTGCTGGTTCAGGTCTTGCGCCGCCTGCGTAACCTGAACCGTATTGTGGACAGCATGGCTAGCCTCTCACATCGCGCCAGCCAGAATCTACCGGTCGACCAGTATCTGAACAAATCGCTAAGCCGCATGCTCTCGCGCGAAGAGCTGCGTCTGGGCATGCTCAGCAGCAATATGAAGCTGAAGTCCTCCCACTTCCGCTATGCAGCACGTGTCAGTATTGCTTCCATGGTGGCCCTGGGAGTGGGTGCGCTTAGCGCTCACTTCCAAAGCGAACTGGGTCTGGTCAGTGCCCTGACGGCTCACAGTTACTGGATCATCCTGACGATTCTGGTGATCATGAAGCCAGGCTTTGCCATCACCCGCCAGCGCAATGGCTGGCGTCTTTTTGGCACGGTACTGGGCTGCGGAGCCGCCTTCCTGCTCCTGAAACTGACGGACAACCGCGAGCTGTATCTGATCGCCATGTTGCTGGCCTACCTCCTGGGCAACAGCCTGGTTCAACTGAACTTCCTGCTATCCGCCTTGTTCAACACGATTTTTGTGATCCTGTCCTTCCAGTTCCTGTCCACAGGCGGCTCCTTCATTATTGGAGAACGTCTGGTGGATACGCTGATTGGCTGCGGTATTGCCATGGCTGCCAGTTACTTGCTGCCCAACTGGGAATCCAGCGCCATGACGGGGCTGGCCCGAGCCGCCCTGGCCGCCAATAAAGAATTCTGGCGCGCAGGCATGGAGTTCGCTCGCCTGAGCCGCCTGCATAACCAGATCCTCAAAAGCGGTCAGGAAGGCGAACCGACCATGACAGAGGCCCAGAAAAGCCAAGTGGATCTGGACTTGATGGAAGCCGATACCGCCTGGCAAGTGGCGAACAAGAACGTGCATATTGCCTTCAGCAACTTTGCCTCGGCCTTTTATCGCATGATGGATGAGCCTGTCAGCCGACAAGCCAATGTGTCCCTGCTGAACAACCTGTTGATCCAGAACCACGTGCTGGCCTCACAGATCAGCGCTGCGGCCCCGCTGCTGGCCAATTTGAGCCAGATTCCGCCGGGTATACAGAACTCTCTGGATGCGATTGGCGCACTGATCAACGACCAGGATGCAGACCCGCCCGCTTCTATCGAAACCGAAGGCGAGCTGGCCATGCTGGCCTACCCTATCCGCCAGATGAGCAAAGCCGCCCAGCTGATACGTCAGGATATGAGAGGTCTGGAATACAGCGCCGG